The sequence CGCGACGGATTCGGTTTTGCACATTCGCACATCCAACGTCGGCATCGATCGCCGCACGATTTGGACCAATGAACCGATTCACATGCAAGTCGGACGAGCGACGATGATTGGGCGAGTGCTGACGCTGCACTTGGCCGCCTCTGCGTCATCGGCCGGCAAATCCAACGACGTCACCGGAACGTTGGACCGAATGGAATTGGTCTACCTGCAAAAGCTTTCGCTGCCGCTGGATGACCCGAACGATCCATCGCAGGATGATCCCAAAGGCGTGGTCGAAGTCCGCTGCGGCAACATGATTCAGTACGACTTTGCGTTGGATCAGTTGAGCATGAACCAGGACGTGGAACTGCTGCGATTGCCATCCGCCGCGATCGCCACCACCAACCAAATCTCGCCACCACGCCAGGACTGGATCGATCGCTTTCGATGTGACTCGTTGGTCATGACACTGCGTGATCCGTTGAATTCTAAACTGCGTCGCGATGACGCGATGGACTGGATCGATCGAGTCGAAGCGACCGGCTCTCCCGTGCAAATGGACATCCGATCGCAGTCATTCGGAATGACCGCCGGACGCATTCTGTTTGATCCGGTGGAAGGTTGGCTGATCGCGGATCCCGTTTCCGCCGCCGATGCCACGGGTGCGATTCGGCCGAGCAAGACGACAAGCAACGATCCCAACCGAGACTACGTGCGACTGCAGCGTGGCGACTTGGAAGCTTTCTTGTCGCAGATCCGGTACCGATTCAATCCCGCCGAGCCGAAGCAATTGGGGACGATCACGGTCGAAGGCAGTGGACGTGTTTTTCATCACGCCGCGGATTCCGCCCTGCGATCTTTCGCTTGGCAAGACGGTTTGCAAATCGAGCCACAGGGCATTGCCACGCCCGATCAATTGCAAGTTGATTTTTCGGTTTGGTGCGAAGGTCAACTGCATGCGATGCTAGCAGACGGCGGCTCGTTCTTGGCCGATCGTGTGGAAGGCATCCTGCGTCCATCGCCCGACAACAAACCCAAACGCATTGGCGATTCGAAGAAGTCCGAAGGGTCGTTGAACCAGAAATGGTTGCCCGAAAGTCTGGCTGCGATTGGCAACGTTCGGATCAATTCCTCGATGTTGCAAGCTCGCACGAATCGAATGCATCTTTTCTTTCAACATGGAAAGGAAGCTGATTCGGCGAACGCCAACAAAGGTGGCGACGATCCGATCCGAAATTGGGTCCGCCAACCCAATGCCAGTGAGTCCATTGTCAAAGATGGTCCGACTACAAACCCGCCTCAGCCCGCAACGATTCGCGGCGACATGGTGGCCGCAACGTTGACGATGGGTGGCGGTGAATTGACGGCGACGGACCTGAGCGTGACCGGCGGCGTCGAAGTCACGCATCCAATGAAAACACGAGCCGCGAAAAATGCGGCGGGTGCCAGCAACCCAGTGCCCGCGACCATGTTGGCAACCCTGACTGGTGAGAAGTTGCGTTTTCGCGACGGCGGCGTTGGCGATGTGATGGAAGTGACCGGAACGCCCAATGCTCCCGCCCGCCTTCAAATGGGCGACGGGTATTTCATCGGTCCACAGATCCAAGTTCGCCCAGAAGACAACTTTGTGTGGGTCAACGACGCGGGGCAATTTGTGTTGCCGTCGCACATGCTGCCGTCGCTATCGGTCGAGTCTCGCGATTCATCGCAATCGACCGCGCGTTGGTCACGACCTCCACGATGTCGCTTCGGTGGTTCGATGACATTCGATGGCAAAGTCGCCACGTTGGCGGGCGGCGTTGTTCTGGACACGGTCATCACCCAAGACGAATCGACCAACGAAATTCTGATGCGAGGGGACCAGCTCAAATGGACGCTGACCGACCCGATCCATTTGCGTACGCCTGATAGTTTCAAAAAGACGGGCATCGCCGAAATCGCGTTGGTGCAAACCGGATCGCAGCCAGTCGAATTAACCGTCGACCAGTTCGCTCGCGATGGCGTTCATGAGTCTCGGCATCATTTGCAAACGTCTCGCCTTGCATGGGTTCCGGGTGAGCAACCCAACCCAGCAAATCAAAATGCCGCCAGTGCCGCGGCCGTTTCAACTGGCAGTGGTGCGTCAGGCAGAATTGTTGCTCCTGGACCGGGATCCTACCGAGCATGGTTGCGGAACTCGAAAGGCGGCAATCTGTTGGTCAATCATTCACCGGCCAATTCAAACCAACCTGCCAATCGAAACGGCTCGCCCGCCGGTGCAGCCGATTCGCGATCGTCCGCCTGGAACCCCGGTATGATCGAGGACCAGAACGCTTCTGGGGGAGCGATGGGTGATGCTCAGGAGCCGACGATCATGGGAGTCCATTTGATCTTCCAGGAATCGATGCAGGGTGACTTGCTAGCAAAGACGTTGACGTTTCATCGTGGCGTTCGAGTGGCTCAGCAAACCTTGCCTGACTTCGAAACGCAGATGGACGCCAGCCGAATGGATTTGTTGTCCGAAGGTGAGTCCACGATCGATTGCGACTCCCTGCGAATCGCGGTCGATCCCAGTGTTCCATTCCGGCAACGCACGATGGGCGTGACCACGACGGCTTGGGAAATCGAAGCTTCCGGCGGCGTCTTGTTCAGGACGCGGACCGACAAGTCGGCGTTCACCGTCACCGCGGACCGCTGTGGTTACGCTGCTGCCAAGGACCTGTTCACAGTCTTTGGTGCCCCCACACGTCCGGCTCGATTGCTTCAAACGACTGCGTTGGGCAAACCAGGTCTGAATCTTGAGGTTGGTCACGCCACCTTGCGACTGAAGACGATGGAGATCCTATCGATGCCAACGTTCAAAGTATTGCCCGGTGACATCTCATCGCTCAGCAATCGACCGACTCAGCGATAGTCGCCGGATAAACGACACAACTGGCATGAAGATTGCTTTTCCAAGTGTCATTCCCCGGATTCGACCCAATTCGGGATCGCTTTTTTGCCCCTTGCGCGAATCAAACCGCAGACTTGTAAAGTCGATTTTGAACGGGTGAAGAACAATTCGTTTGCCGAGCCATCCCACTACGTGGAACCGAAGTTATGAGTCAACTGTTGGAAGCGACCCAGTCTGAGTGTCAGGTCAGTCGCACGTTGCAACGCATCGAAAGCATGCTGTCGGAACATGAGGCCCTTGGTTCACACGCGGGCGGATTGGAGATCTCGGTGCACGAGTCGACGATCGTCCTGGACGGCGAATTGCCAAACGCCGAGTTGCGAAAACAATTGGTTCCATTGATTCGCCAAGCAGGTGTGCTTTGGCAGGTTGAAAACAACGTTGCTGTCAAAGCGACCCCGACCGCTGCAGCGTCCTGATTTCCATCCGGAGACTGCTGAGTTGGACTCATGAACCACTCGGCGGATGGACCGAAGTTTCTCGATACCTTCACGAACTGGCAATACAGCACCGCTCCATTTCCAGCTAAGCTGGACTCGGAGAAAACCAATCACACGGAAGGTGCATTGTCATGGCAGTTGGAACGAGTTGTCTTTTTCTAGTCGTGCTCTGTCAGATCACGTATGACTACAAGCCTCCCGCCGATTCGGTGCCGATACTTCGTGTGCCGAACTTCGCGCCGCAGCCGAGATCGGCTCCTCGAAGAGTCCGCAACGAGGAGAGCGAGCCAGTTCCGCCCAACCCGATGGAGCGTTTGTTGGAATCGGAATCGAAGCGTTTGCAGCAGGAATACGCCGCCGCCAAGAGCACTGCCGACCGCGACCGTCTGAAGCAACAGATTCGCAATCACTCGAAGTTGCGAGAGATGCATTTTCAGATGAATCGGAAAGCAAGGCGGCCTGCTCCGCTTCTTGAACTTCCAAAGCAACTTCCACCACGGCGTCGCAAGATCAACCCATCGATCAAGTTGTTGTGAGACCCGAAGTCGCACGGCTCAATTTGTGGCCGATGATTGATACGACAGGATGGACGCCTACACAGAGTCGGCAGCGTTAAGAACAAGATTACACCAGTCAGCTTCACACCCAGAGATCGGCGTCGAGGTTTCGGTAGCCAATGGCTTCGGCGAGGTGTTCTTCGTTGATCGCCGGTTCCCCGGCCAGATCGGCGATCGTTCTGGCCGCACGCAAGATCTTGTCGTGGGCTCGGGCGGACAGGCCCAGTGATTCAGCCAGGAAAAGACCCCGTCCCCTTATCTCCCTCAAGAAAACGTTGACGAACAATTGACGAGCCGGCGGCTAGCGTGCGCTTCGTCGTGTCTAGATCGTTGACGATTTGATTGTGAAGAGAAACCATCTGGAAGAACATGCACTCAAACTGCTGCTTTCCAAACGCCGCGATTTGCAGTTTCATTTCATTGCGTTGCTCCTTCAGGACGTCCCGTGTGTCGCTAAGCTCCTGCCGCTGTAAACCTAACTCTTGGCTTTGTAGGATGATGGCGATTGCGACACCGAGGAGTGCGAGGCTGGAAAACAGGGCGTTTGCAGCACCAAATATGTCTCCAAATTCACCTGCTGATTTCGGCTCCATGCCTGCCCATGTCGCCACGACTGACGGCGTTATTAAAATCGGGTTCTTCGGGGAATTTAGTGGCTAGGAATGATCGGATTCAGATCGAGCTTGCCGCAATAGAACAGGATTCTCAAGCGGTAGTTCTTAAACGAACGGAATCCTCGGGCAGCTGACTTGATCGACTGGATCTTGCTATTGAATCCCTCCGACAAAGCGTTTGTTACGTGGTGACTGAAGTAGCTCATGAGCCCCGGAAGGTGCGCCTTGAGCATCCTCGCCACCCTCTTGATCGGTTCCAGGCGACTACGCATTGCCCATCCGTACCATCCATCAAAGAACCGCTTGCCGGCCACCTCGCGGTCGCTGTCCCAGAAGTGCCGGAAGTTCTCCTTCAACGCCCAGGCTCGGCCTGTGCGAAGGTCACTCTTTTGCAAAATATGGAGGTCGATTTGCTGATCCTCATTCAGGTTCTCTTCGTTGTAAAGAAGCATCTGACGAAGTCCGGTCAGGCGATTATCTCCCTCTGCTTTGAGCTCTCGATGTTCCTGACGGCGCACTTTATCGACCGCATCGCCGAGATACTTGCTTACGTGAAATTTGTCGTGAACGATCTCTGCATTTGGAGCGTTCTTCTCGCCACTAGTCATGAACGCCTGCCACATGTCCATCGAAACTGATTCCACATCCTCTCGTTGGTTTTCGTCGAGTGCTTGCCAAAGTTCGTCCGCCGCGGCAATGGTTCGGCCCTCCGTGACCTCGAGCACACGCCGATGATCAATGTCTGTCATTACAGAGACGTAATCGTGCCCCTTGCCCAAACTCTTTTCGTCCATACCAACGTGGTGGACCGAATCGAGCGATCGTCGATCGATCCCTCTGTGAACTGCGCGTTCGATCAGACTGTGGACGCTGTCCCAACTCAGACCAAGGAGCTCTGCGGCGCGAGAGACGGTGGCAGCAGACTGCAGGACACGAATGCCGAAAGCTTCAAACAACAGCGTGAACCGAGAGTGCTTGCCAGCCCAAGGAACTGAGGTGGTTTTGACTCCACATGTAAGGCATTTGCTTCGCGGGACAGCTGCCCGGATCTCGGTAGTGAACTGCATGGTATCGAGATGCCGCCAGGTTCGCTTTGGAGCGGTATCGCTTCGCGAGCAAGTTTTGGAGCATTCGGGACAGCAGAGAATGCCGCCGGAATGTTCCAAGTCGATGATGACTCGGTTCGCGTTGAGATCGAGGTCAACATCGACGACTTTCCAATCGTCGTTGAGCCCAAGAAGTAGACGATAATGCTGGTTGAGATCGTTCATCCCAACAAGGTACAAAATCAACGCGTCTCACACGATCAGCCACTAAATTCCCCGAAGAACCTAAAATCGCAACAAAGATTGTAATAGCAATGGCGGAAAATATTATCGATTGGACCCAAGCAAATTTGGGTTCAGTAGTGGTGCCGCAATTGTCTGTTTCTGTCATTCTTATTTCACCGCACGATATTGAATTAAAGTGAGGTGCTTATAGTCGCATGCTGGTGAGACTCTACACTTGCCCCATGTCCGCACCTGTGCCGTCCCCTGCCAACGTCCAACTACACACACGTCAAACGTGCCGGGCTGAACTGGCAAACCGTTAAGCGTGCGAACCGGGCGTGGGTGGAACCTGTTACAGCTTTTAAATCGTGTCTTCCGTACGCGCTGACGGGCATTATCTAGCCAGTGACGCGCATGAACTACCACCTTTACGAGAACGACATTCAATGATCGAAAGTTTCTGGGATGCCTTACTGCCTCCTGCTGCTCGACGACGCGCCGAAATTAGTTAGGCGTGTGGCATCCTTGGCATAGGTTTATTTTCGTGGATGAGCCGTTCAGTACGTCAGGTGTGGGTTAGCTACTGCTGGATCGGAGGGCCTGGGTCTGGGTTCGTGGAGTCGTCGTCGTAGAGATACTTTAGGTGCCACACTTCTGCAGGAAATTGATAGAAGTTTTTTATGATACCGCGACTCACTTGTGACTGTACATCAGGGCCAGCTATGGTTCCGATCTCTCTTGCCCTTACCTGGGAAGGCGGAAGAATATCCGCAGGCTCCAGTGAAACATCGGACTCTAGCTCTTCTGCATAGAAGAATGCTGAAATTAAACCTATCTGGTTGACATTCTGACTCGAACCCGCTCCAACGGAATGGGCTGCGGTTCCGAATACAAATGAAGCTGCTGTTTGGTCTTTCTGAAAGCCTTTAACTTTCCA is a genomic window of Rhodopirellula bahusiensis containing:
- a CDS encoding ISL3 family transposase; protein product: MLCCPECSKTCSRSDTAPKRTWRHLDTMQFTTEIRAAVPRSKCLTCGVKTTSVPWAGKHSRFTLLFEAFGIRVLQSAATVSRAAELLGLSWDSVHSLIERAVHRGIDRRSLDSVHHVGMDEKSLGKGHDYVSVMTDIDHRRVLEVTEGRTIAAADELWQALDENQREDVESVSMDMWQAFMTSGEKNAPNAEIVHDKFHVSKYLGDAVDKVRRQEHRELKAEGDNRLTGLRQMLLYNEENLNEDQQIDLHILQKSDLRTGRAWALKENFRHFWDSDREVAGKRFFDGWYGWAMRSRLEPIKRVARMLKAHLPGLMSYFSHHVTNALSEGFNSKIQSIKSAARGFRSFKNYRLRILFYCGKLDLNPIIPSH
- a CDS encoding magnesium chelatase subunit ChlI family protein, with product MRAARTIADLAGEPAINEEHLAEAIGYRNLDADLWV